In Leptospira kanakyensis, a genomic segment contains:
- a CDS encoding MBL fold metallo-hydrolase, translating into MAEKTNLLIKQNLSLILLYVSFIFFFSHCALRSSGNLNHYDSYFLHESKSNLIPKGKVRVTFLGTSSILLDDGETQILTDGFFSRPSIWKTAFSKIESDPIIVSSVIERAKINRLGAIFVCHSHYDHVMDSPLVAKQTKAKLFGSSSTLNVGTGAGLTSEQMQKFVPGKPITIGKFTITVLESKHTPPFRILGKTNATDPNHPNIETPLVQPVNALDFIEGGTFDFFIQHGKNKILIKSSTNFVEGALDKLQADVLFLGIAQLSLQPTAFQDEYYKQTVQTLKPKLLIPIHWDNFFKPLSEPLEPNLKLGDNFDGNMKYILNRTEKEKIEVKLLQGFETIDLF; encoded by the coding sequence CTTTAATCCTTCTCTATGTTTCCTTCATTTTCTTTTTTTCCCATTGTGCCCTTCGTTCTTCAGGAAACCTAAACCATTACGATTCCTATTTTCTTCATGAAAGTAAATCAAACCTCATACCGAAAGGAAAAGTGCGAGTCACCTTCCTTGGAACCTCATCCATATTGTTAGATGATGGAGAAACACAAATTTTAACGGATGGATTTTTTTCAAGACCATCAATATGGAAAACTGCATTTTCCAAAATAGAATCAGATCCAATCATCGTTTCTTCAGTCATCGAAAGAGCAAAAATCAACCGACTGGGAGCCATATTTGTTTGCCATTCTCATTATGACCATGTAATGGATTCTCCACTTGTCGCCAAACAAACAAAGGCGAAGTTATTTGGTTCTTCGTCCACTCTAAATGTAGGAACGGGAGCAGGTCTTACCAGTGAACAAATGCAAAAATTCGTACCTGGAAAACCTATAACTATCGGAAAGTTTACCATCACTGTTTTGGAATCCAAACACACTCCTCCCTTTCGTATCCTTGGCAAAACAAATGCAACAGATCCCAATCATCCAAACATTGAAACACCTCTCGTCCAACCCGTAAACGCCTTGGACTTTATTGAAGGAGGGACTTTTGATTTTTTCATTCAACATGGGAAAAATAAAATTTTAATTAAGAGTAGTACAAACTTTGTAGAAGGAGCTTTGGACAAATTACAAGCCGATGTTTTGTTTTTGGGAATTGCACAACTTTCCCTTCAACCTACTGCCTTTCAAGATGAGTATTACAAACAAACAGTACAGACTTTAAAACCAAAATTACTCATCCCCATTCATTGGGATAATTTTTTCAAACCACTTTCAGAACCATTAGAACCCAATCTGAAACTCGGAGACAATTTTGATGGAAATATGAAATACATTCTAAATAGAACGGAAAAAGAAAAGATAGAAGTAAAGTTATTACAAGGTTTTGAAACCATCGATCTGTTTTAG
- a CDS encoding type 1 glutamine amidotransferase domain-containing protein encodes MPNPTPNQNHFFLSAYPILKRNQPSRFTFFEMIRVPIVLIISMAVFQSSLFAKSEPKPKVLIVMSAARILVLDENQKHPTGVFLNELYHPAIHLNQSGFDLEFATPNGKTVTLDPESLKDKYWNSKEEKEEAIRFLNSLSSFQKPISLELAIKNNQSYIGLLIPGGQGLMTDLLYDTNLPILLSRFQEQEKTIGLVCHAPALLLTLPSGSKGEGFLFQGYHVNSVTKIEEWFIESFVMKGKPKVRKISDLLKERGMIYESSVFPASGYATRDRNLVTSQNPFSGEEFTKLYLDALKDTLKKFSF; translated from the coding sequence ATGCCGAATCCAACTCCGAACCAAAATCATTTTTTTCTTTCCGCTTACCCTATTTTAAAACGAAACCAACCCAGTCGTTTTACTTTTTTTGAAATGATCCGCGTGCCAATCGTATTGATTATTTCTATGGCAGTATTTCAATCTTCTCTTTTTGCAAAGTCAGAACCAAAACCAAAAGTTTTAATTGTGATGAGTGCTGCGAGAATACTTGTGTTAGATGAAAATCAAAAACACCCTACAGGAGTGTTTCTAAACGAACTCTACCATCCTGCCATTCATTTGAACCAATCCGGTTTTGACTTGGAGTTTGCCACTCCAAATGGCAAAACGGTTACACTTGATCCAGAAAGTTTAAAAGATAAATATTGGAACTCTAAAGAAGAAAAAGAAGAAGCCATTCGTTTTTTAAATTCACTTTCTTCCTTTCAAAAACCAATTTCACTCGAATTGGCCATTAAAAACAATCAAAGTTATATCGGGTTACTCATTCCTGGAGGACAAGGACTGATGACTGACTTGTTGTATGATACAAATCTTCCCATTTTACTTTCAAGATTTCAAGAACAGGAAAAAACGATTGGTCTCGTCTGCCATGCACCAGCTTTGTTACTCACACTTCCATCCGGTTCTAAGGGAGAAGGATTTTTATTCCAGGGTTATCATGTGAACTCAGTTACAAAAATAGAAGAATGGTTTATCGAATCATTTGTAATGAAAGGAAAACCTAAAGTTAGAAAAATTTCGGATTTATTAAAAGAACGCGGAATGATATATGAATCTTCTGTTTTTCCGGCAAGCGGATATGCCACAAGAGATAGAAACTTAGTCACTTCACAAAATCCATTCTCAGGAGAAGAATTCACCAAACTTTATTTAGATGCGCTTAAGGATACTTTAAAAAAATTCTCTTTTTAA
- a CDS encoding Crp/Fnr family transcriptional regulator, producing the protein MKVVLPKPIGSEEIRQFFMAHGKTIKLKKKEYFAKKGIPLYSVGLVVGGGFKLIYKHGKKEWIKSFIFEDGILGSLPSVLENQPIPYSIIAIEPSEVIVLTANEFKSKMEKENGYQNFLIQFLSKLYLKKEERVADFLLLEPEKRYKKFIQEYSHVLDRISQIDQAAYLGITNVALSRIKKRIFLKYP; encoded by the coding sequence ATGAAAGTTGTCTTACCCAAACCCATAGGTTCTGAAGAAATCCGTCAGTTTTTTATGGCTCACGGCAAAACCATCAAACTAAAGAAAAAAGAATATTTTGCTAAAAAGGGAATACCTTTATATAGCGTTGGTTTGGTTGTCGGTGGTGGATTCAAACTCATTTATAAACATGGAAAAAAGGAATGGATCAAATCCTTTATCTTCGAAGATGGAATTCTAGGAAGTTTACCAAGTGTCTTGGAAAACCAACCCATTCCCTATTCCATCATTGCAATAGAACCTAGTGAAGTGATTGTATTAACAGCTAACGAATTCAAATCCAAAATGGAAAAAGAAAATGGTTATCAAAATTTTCTCATCCAATTCCTTTCGAAATTGTATTTAAAAAAAGAAGAACGTGTTGCTGATTTTTTACTCCTGGAACCTGAAAAAAGATATAAAAAGTTCATTCAGGAATATTCGCATGTTTTGGATCGAATTTCCCAAATAGACCAAGCTGCCTATTTGGGAATCACAAACGTGGCACTCAGCCGGATTAAAAAGAGAATTTTTTTAAAGTATCCTTAA
- the trxA gene encoding thioredoxin, with protein MSENLPKSFEELVRTHEKPILVDFWAPWCGPCKMVAPELEKLAKDWKGKVSIIKINTDEKQEIAGRYGITGIPTMILFKDGKEIHRISGAMRSEELKKVFGGMI; from the coding sequence ATGTCAGAAAATTTACCAAAAAGTTTTGAAGAGTTGGTTCGGACACACGAGAAACCGATCCTTGTGGATTTTTGGGCCCCGTGGTGTGGTCCATGCAAAATGGTGGCTCCTGAACTAGAAAAATTGGCAAAAGATTGGAAAGGGAAAGTATCCATCATCAAAATCAATACGGATGAAAAACAGGAAATTGCTGGAAGATACGGTATCACGGGAATCCCTACAATGATTTTGTTTAAAGATGGAAAGGAAATTCATCGTATTTCCGGTGCTATGCGAAGTGAAGAACTTAAAAAAGTATTCGGTGGGATGATCTAA
- a CDS encoding discoidin domain-containing protein: protein MKKIILTLLVFFVLFCKNSPIENSIVIERIQAASSADGTSPINVFISGKHWKPESSLDGITIFFSNGAKWNQSGKTDGRSFFNEISIECKDKKGYVAFYKDGSYATNFDCSKETPQKIRSNGVHVIYLLPESGNGIQTVSFFQNGKKLDVVYPEPIVGQVTASSTLPNYPAYSLFDGSIDFAWVEGAKENGEGESFQIELEDNVDLSGLEIFNGYQRLDALFYKNGSVTELTVSNESDTFPIKIADKQGGQRIFFPKTISGKKFTFTIQKVRPGKTWKDTVVAEIILLGEKGKRFTVVDKNADEFKRSVLSKTKNTILSGFVNKAVFGNVSDGRLDYVFRSNGSFVIWKDDVSEKRVLDGNWVLLDASPTEAKIKIFGRDHKVVTQSLDSNSPYAETTEEKSTVIFGDTLTVKKSANGLQMIGKKVQITD from the coding sequence TTGAAAAAAATAATCCTAACACTTTTGGTTTTCTTTGTTCTATTTTGTAAAAATAGTCCAATAGAAAATTCCATCGTTATCGAACGAATCCAAGCAGCATCCTCTGCTGATGGCACAAGCCCCATCAATGTATTCATCTCTGGCAAACATTGGAAACCGGAATCCAGTTTAGATGGGATTACCATTTTTTTCTCCAATGGGGCCAAATGGAACCAATCTGGAAAAACAGATGGACGTTCCTTTTTTAATGAAATTTCTATCGAATGCAAAGACAAAAAGGGATATGTTGCCTTTTATAAAGACGGCAGTTATGCGACAAATTTTGACTGCTCGAAAGAAACCCCACAAAAAATAAGATCCAATGGAGTTCACGTAATTTATTTATTACCTGAATCAGGGAATGGAATCCAAACAGTTTCGTTTTTCCAAAACGGTAAAAAATTGGATGTAGTTTATCCAGAACCCATTGTCGGCCAAGTCACAGCTAGTAGCACACTTCCTAACTATCCCGCATATAGTTTGTTTGATGGTAGTATCGATTTTGCTTGGGTAGAAGGTGCAAAAGAAAATGGAGAAGGTGAATCTTTTCAAATTGAATTAGAAGACAACGTTGATTTATCAGGTTTGGAAATATTCAACGGTTATCAAAGATTAGATGCTTTGTTTTATAAAAATGGGTCGGTGACTGAGTTAACTGTATCCAATGAATCAGACACTTTTCCGATCAAAATCGCAGACAAACAAGGTGGGCAAAGGATTTTTTTCCCAAAAACAATATCAGGGAAAAAATTTACATTCACCATCCAAAAAGTTCGACCAGGAAAAACTTGGAAAGACACTGTCGTCGCAGAAATCATCTTACTGGGAGAAAAAGGAAAACGATTTACTGTAGTTGATAAAAATGCTGATGAATTCAAAAGGTCAGTCCTTTCAAAAACAAAAAACACAATCCTTTCTGGGTTTGTAAACAAAGCGGTTTTTGGGAATGTTTCTGATGGTCGATTGGATTATGTATTTCGTTCGAACGGTTCTTTTGTCATTTGGAAAGATGACGTGTCCGAAAAACGAGTATTAGATGGGAACTGGGTATTACTTGATGCTTCACCTACCGAAGCAAAAATCAAAATTTTTGGACGCGACCATAAGGTTGTCACACAAAGTTTAGATTCCAATAGTCCTTACGCAGAAACCACAGAAGAAAAATCGACTGTTATCTTTGGTGATACACTTACCGTTAAAAAATCTGCCAATGGATTGCAGATGATTGGCAAAAAAGTCCAAATCACAGACTAA
- a CDS encoding VanW family protein — protein MGFSIQRKSIPGMHRKINRGNFRLFFGKIYFQWKRYLIWFLERKSFVTSKVSLEEMAHKFPISFFKHSSPIYRKLRDVPMYLQENKRVNLSIAISKLDGIIIQPNQVFSFWYLVGKPTKRKGYLPGMQLRNGSFIERTGGGLCQMANLIYWMTLHSPLEVKERWRHSFDIFPDSERTLPFGSGATLSYNYIDLQIKNTTKQSFVLHLWIEDDFLKGEWFSDVENPFIYQVYESYHGFHAEPWGGYTRRNTIRRKKISKDTKEILEDVLVTENTAWMMYEPLLESK, from the coding sequence ATGGGCTTTAGTATTCAAAGAAAATCGATTCCAGGTATGCATCGAAAGATCAATCGAGGAAATTTTCGACTTTTTTTTGGCAAAATCTATTTTCAATGGAAACGTTATTTAATTTGGTTTCTGGAAAGAAAATCCTTTGTTACCTCAAAAGTATCGTTGGAAGAGATGGCCCACAAATTTCCCATATCTTTTTTTAAACATAGTTCTCCCATCTATCGCAAACTGAGAGATGTGCCTATGTATCTTCAAGAAAACAAAAGGGTTAATTTGAGTATCGCCATTTCTAAGTTAGATGGAATCATTATTCAGCCAAACCAAGTTTTTTCGTTTTGGTATCTTGTGGGGAAACCAACAAAACGCAAAGGATATTTGCCTGGGATGCAACTTAGGAATGGTAGTTTTATTGAACGAACTGGCGGTGGACTTTGCCAAATGGCCAACCTCATCTATTGGATGACTTTACACAGTCCATTAGAAGTGAAAGAGAGATGGCGGCATAGTTTTGATATTTTTCCTGATTCGGAAAGAACTCTCCCTTTCGGATCGGGTGCCACTTTGTCCTACAATTATATCGACTTACAAATCAAGAATACAACCAAACAGTCATTTGTATTGCATCTTTGGATTGAGGATGATTTCTTAAAAGGGGAATGGTTTTCCGATGTGGAAAATCCGTTTATCTACCAAGTCTACGAATCCTACCATGGATTTCATGCAGAACCTTGGGGAGGTTATACAAGAAGGAATACCATCCGCAGAAAAAAAATTTCTAAAGATACAAAAGAAATTTTAGAAGATGTGTTGGTTACAGAAAATACCGCTTGGATGATGTATGAACCACTTTTGGAGTCCAAATGA